A genomic segment from Thermococcus sp. LS1 encodes:
- a CDS encoding lysylphosphatidylglycerol synthase transmembrane domain-containing protein, whose product MMSVNTYTTLIKSLDNRALELLGIAIATYYLSVFIYALRWKIVLGGMGKTVPLTDLLKINLSSIFVNNITPMSRGGGEILRITWVSKKHRVPVAVSTASILYERISEIVPILILVVLGVSYFATHLILFVMLLSVIVVVIWFKWDKIIRLSIRIFKVNLTQEDLVTMLELRKKPAVNILAIGLSSMVWFLDVMRLKLIAMAFGWSPPLTFLSVVSLANLLFGLLAFTPGGIGIVEGGLMGTLTYFGIPSTLAISVTLLERFISYVSSTVIGFIALVTSGGVEIWKALRLH is encoded by the coding sequence ATGATGAGCGTCAACACATACACTACACTCATCAAATCATTGGACAACAGGGCCTTGGAGCTTTTAGGGATAGCGATAGCTACATATTACCTAAGCGTGTTTATCTATGCCCTTCGATGGAAGATAGTACTTGGGGGAATGGGAAAAACCGTTCCGCTAACTGACCTCCTAAAGATAAACCTCTCTTCTATTTTTGTTAACAATATAACCCCTATGAGTCGCGGGGGCGGTGAAATTTTAAGGATCACGTGGGTTTCAAAGAAGCACAGGGTACCTGTGGCCGTTTCAACTGCCAGCATACTGTACGAAAGGATCTCAGAGATAGTACCCATACTTATCCTGGTGGTGCTGGGTGTCTCGTACTTTGCAACCCACCTCATCCTCTTCGTTATGCTTCTGTCGGTGATCGTGGTCGTGATATGGTTCAAATGGGACAAGATAATCAGACTATCAATTAGAATCTTTAAAGTCAATTTAACGCAAGAGGATCTAGTCACAATGCTTGAGCTCAGAAAGAAGCCGGCAGTAAACATACTCGCAATCGGCCTGAGCTCGATGGTGTGGTTTTTGGATGTTATGAGACTCAAGCTTATAGCAATGGCGTTTGGGTGGAGTCCCCCGCTCACATTCCTCTCAGTTGTCTCATTGGCCAACCTGCTGTTTGGCCTGCTGGCCTTCACACCGGGAGGGATTGGTATAGTAGAGGGTGGGTTAATGGGGACTCTTACATACTTTGGGATTCCATCAACACTTGCCATCTCCGTAACCCTGCTCGAGAGATTCATTTCCTACGTATCAAGCACGGTGATAGGTTTTATTGCTCTGGTGACATCTGGGGGTGTCGAAATATGGAAAGCCTTAAGATTGCATTAG
- a CDS encoding PepSY domain-containing protein, translating to MRIWKFSIGLKTAAVIAALIMAVSIGAFAVATSNTTTSSVGSDLQSPGYVGSIKVDQYDNLSEGQEAKALQSLAKITPEQAKSAALSKVNGSVVKVELDNENGYLVYSVEVKTGNGIIKDVKVDAGDGKVLYVDGESGVEEESNKELEKETSKDSSDSDSINEEVEQEDEN from the coding sequence ATGAGGATATGGAAATTCAGCATTGGTCTAAAAACTGCCGCAGTAATAGCGGCACTGATAATGGCAGTGAGCATTGGAGCCTTTGCAGTGGCAACCTCAAACACAACTACCAGCAGTGTGGGAAGCGACCTCCAGTCACCCGGCTACGTTGGGAGCATAAAAGTTGACCAATATGACAACCTGAGTGAAGGGCAAGAAGCAAAAGCCCTCCAAAGTCTGGCAAAGATAACCCCCGAACAGGCCAAGAGTGCCGCGCTCTCAAAGGTAAACGGAAGTGTAGTCAAAGTTGAGTTGGACAACGAAAATGGATACCTCGTTTACTCCGTGGAGGTCAAAACAGGCAATGGGATCATCAAGGATGTAAAGGTCGATGCAGGTGACGGGAAGGTTCTTTACGTTGACGGGGAAAGCGGCGTGGAAGAGGAAAGCAACAAAGAACTGGAAAAAGAGACCTCCAAAGATTCATCCGACTCGGACAGCATAAACGAGGAAGTGGAGCAGGAGGATGAAAACTAA